The following proteins are co-located in the Flammeovirga kamogawensis genome:
- the carA gene encoding glutamine-hydrolyzing carbamoyl-phosphate synthase small subunit: MEKKTAILMLQDGTTYKGTAIGAIGTTTGEICFNTSMTGYQEIYTDPSYYGQIIVNTVSHIGNYGTVHNENESAKPQINGLVVKSFSSVYSRNTAEGSLQDYLENANLVGIADLDTRELVRHIRQKGAMNAIITSEISDLDEIKKLLKATPNMEGLELSSVVCTKEPYSVGDPHASVKVAVLDLGVKKSILENFTSRGMLCKVFPSDTTFEQMKQWKPDGYFLSNGPGDPAVMNHAVETAKQILEADKPLFGICLGHQIISRAVGLTTYKMHHGHRGANHPVKNLVSGRSEITSQNHGFAVDMDSIKKNDKIELTHINLNDETVEGIKVLGKKAFSVQYHPEASPGPNDSRYLFTRFLELIQGK, translated from the coding sequence ATGGAGAAGAAGACGGCAATTTTAATGCTGCAAGACGGTACTACCTATAAAGGAACGGCCATCGGAGCAATTGGTACTACAACAGGTGAAATTTGTTTCAACACAAGTATGACAGGGTATCAAGAAATTTATACAGACCCTTCTTATTACGGACAAATCATTGTCAATACAGTGTCTCATATTGGTAACTATGGAACTGTTCACAATGAAAATGAGTCTGCTAAACCACAAATTAATGGGCTTGTAGTAAAAAGTTTTTCAAGTGTTTACTCAAGAAACACGGCAGAGGGATCTCTACAAGATTATTTAGAAAATGCCAACCTTGTTGGTATTGCAGATCTTGATACTAGAGAATTAGTACGTCATATCCGCCAAAAAGGTGCAATGAATGCAATTATAACTTCTGAAATTTCTGATTTAGATGAAATAAAGAAACTATTAAAAGCAACACCTAATATGGAAGGTTTAGAATTATCTTCTGTAGTTTGTACTAAAGAACCTTACAGTGTAGGTGATCCACATGCATCAGTTAAAGTAGCTGTATTAGATTTAGGAGTAAAAAAATCTATACTAGAAAACTTTACATCAAGAGGTATGTTATGCAAGGTGTTTCCATCGGATACTACTTTCGAACAAATGAAACAATGGAAACCAGATGGTTACTTCTTATCAAACGGACCTGGTGATCCAGCTGTTATGAATCACGCTGTAGAAACTGCTAAACAAATTTTAGAGGCTGATAAACCTTTATTCGGTATTTGTTTAGGACATCAAATTATTTCTAGAGCTGTAGGTTTAACTACTTACAAAATGCATCATGGACATAGAGGTGCTAACCATCCTGTAAAGAATTTAGTTTCAGGAAGATCTGAAATAACTTCTCAAAACCATGGTTTTGCAGTTGATATGGATAGTATTAAGAAAAATGATAAAATCGAACTTACTCACATCAATTTAAATGATGAGACAGTAGAAGGAATTAAGGTATTAGGTAAGAAAGCATTTTCTGTTCAATACCACCCAGAAGCTTCTCCTGGACCAAATGATTCTAGATATCTGTTTACAAGATTCTTAGAGTTAATTCAAGGCAAATAA
- the infA gene encoding translation initiation factor IF-1 gives MPKQSNITQDGTIVEALSNAMFRVELKNGHQVVAHISGKMRMHYIRILPGDRVRLEMSPYDLTKGRIVYRYK, from the coding sequence ATGCCAAAACAATCAAACATTACCCAAGACGGTACGATCGTTGAGGCACTTTCTAACGCGATGTTTCGTGTGGAGTTAAAGAATGGTCACCAGGTTGTAGCACACATATCTGGTAAAATGCGTATGCATTACATTCGTATTCTCCCAGGTGACAGAGTTCGTTTGGAAATGTCTCCATATGATCTTACTAAAGGAAGAATTGTTTATAGATATAAATAA
- the rpsD gene encoding 30S ribosomal protein S4 → MARYTGPTSKIARKFNDPIFGACKELKKKAYPPGQHGKNRRRKQSEYAIQLAAKQKAKYTYGVLERQFRNIFEKSAKKSGITGTNLLQLLEARLDNTVYRLGFAPTRRAARQLVSHKHITVNGKVVNIPSYTLKFGDVIGVRAKSQTNKVIKEATSGKQRTAYSWLEYNAENMTGKFVQFPERDEIPENIQEQLIVELYSK, encoded by the coding sequence ATGGCTAGATATACAGGGCCTACGTCGAAGATTGCTAGAAAGTTTAATGATCCAATCTTCGGGGCATGCAAGGAACTTAAAAAGAAGGCATATCCTCCAGGACAGCATGGTAAAAACAGACGCAGAAAGCAGTCTGAATATGCTATCCAGCTTGCTGCAAAGCAAAAAGCGAAATACACTTATGGTGTATTGGAGCGCCAGTTCCGTAATATTTTTGAAAAATCTGCTAAGAAGTCAGGTATCACAGGTACTAACTTGTTACAACTTCTTGAAGCAAGATTAGATAACACAGTTTATCGTTTAGGATTTGCTCCTACTCGTCGTGCTGCTCGCCAATTGGTATCGCATAAGCATATTACTGTGAACGGTAAAGTAGTAAACATTCCTTCATATACATTGAAGTTTGGTGACGTTATTGGTGTTCGCGCTAAGTCTCAAACTAACAAAGTGATCAAGGAAGCTACTTCTGGTAAGCAACGTACAGCTTATTCTTGGTTAGAATACAATGCTGAGAATATGACTGGAAAATTCGTTCAATTCCCAGAAAGAGACGAGATTCCTGAAAATATTCAAGAGCAACTTATTGTCGAGTTGTACTCTAAGTAA
- the secY gene encoding preprotein translocase subunit SecY, producing the protein MNKFVKTLKNIFSIEELRGRIFYTLCFLAIFRLGSYIVLPGVDPSALTESSGGMLGMLNLFLGGAFTRASIFALGIMPYISASIVIQLLGMAVPYFQRMQKEGESGRKRINQITRVLTIVITLAQGSGYLYSTIPNEAIVINQSLFYPAAMIILTAGTVFCMWLGEKITEKGIGNGISMLIMIGIISSFPTAIIQEFQTQGFSILLVVELVALFFIVMGVVLLNAAVRKVPVQYARQVVGAGGKKRTLATGQRSYIPLKVNAANVMPIIFAQSLMFLPSLIAGVWADESDTARWVMQNFSDYTSFAYNATFATMILLFTYFYTAITINPDQMAEDLKRNNAFVPNVKPGEETSGFISWILDRITLPSAIYLAVVAILPAFASMLGVSSAFSRFYGGTSLIIMVGVILDTLQQIESYLLMQNYDSMMKSGNIKGRQNVATV; encoded by the coding sequence ATGAATAAGTTTGTCAAGACACTGAAGAACATTTTTTCAATCGAGGAGCTCAGAGGTAGAATTTTCTACACTCTGTGTTTCCTAGCGATTTTTAGATTGGGGTCGTATATCGTCCTTCCAGGAGTAGATCCTAGTGCACTTACTGAATCTTCAGGAGGTATGCTAGGGATGTTAAACCTATTTTTAGGTGGTGCGTTTACGCGTGCATCTATTTTTGCTCTTGGTATTATGCCTTACATTTCTGCATCCATCGTGATACAGTTATTAGGGATGGCTGTACCTTACTTTCAGCGTATGCAGAAAGAAGGAGAGTCAGGACGTAAACGCATTAACCAAATTACGCGTGTTTTGACGATCGTGATTACCCTCGCACAAGGATCTGGATATTTATATTCAACTATTCCTAACGAGGCAATCGTAATCAACCAGTCACTATTCTACCCAGCAGCCATGATTATCTTGACTGCAGGTACGGTTTTCTGTATGTGGCTTGGTGAAAAAATCACGGAGAAAGGAATTGGAAACGGTATATCAATGCTGATCATGATTGGTATTATATCGAGTTTTCCTACTGCTATTATTCAAGAATTCCAAACACAAGGTTTCAGTATCTTATTGGTTGTTGAATTAGTAGCTTTATTCTTTATCGTAATGGGAGTTGTTCTATTGAACGCTGCTGTTCGTAAAGTACCAGTGCAATATGCACGTCAGGTTGTTGGAGCTGGAGGTAAAAAGCGTACGCTTGCTACAGGTCAACGTTCATACATTCCTTTAAAAGTGAATGCTGCGAACGTTATGCCTATTATCTTTGCACAATCTCTGATGTTCCTTCCTTCATTGATCGCAGGCGTTTGGGCAGATGAAAGCGATACTGCTAGATGGGTAATGCAGAATTTCTCTGATTACACATCTTTTGCATATAACGCAACATTTGCAACAATGATTTTACTTTTCACTTACTTCTACACAGCGATCACGATAAACCCTGATCAGATGGCTGAAGATTTGAAAAGAAATAATGCATTTGTACCAAATGTCAAACCAGGTGAAGAAACTTCAGGTTTTATTAGCTGGATTCTAGATCGTATTACTTTACCTTCAGCAATTTACCTTGCGGTTGTTGCTATCTTACCTGCTTTTGCAAGTATGTTAGGTGTAAGTTCTGCTTTTTCTAGATTCTACGGTGGTACTTCACTAATTATTATGGTGGGTGTTATCTTAGATACGCTACAGCAAATTGAATCATACTTGCTAATGCAAAACTATGATTCAATGATGAAGTCTGGAAATATCAAAGGACGCCAAAACGTGGCAACAGTCTAA
- the rpsE gene encoding 30S ribosomal protein S5, producing MKQNVTKVKSADLELTEKVVAIKRVAKVVKGGRRFSFSAIVVVGNGDGVAGYGLGKANEVTDAITKGIDDAKKNLMKVPVLKGTVPHPQKGKFGGGRVLIKPASAGTGVIAGGAMRAVLESAGVHDVLAKSQGSSNPHNVVKATFDALLKLRDPRMVADQRGVKLSKVFNG from the coding sequence ATGAAACAGAACGTAACAAAAGTAAAATCAGCCGATCTAGAGCTTACAGAAAAAGTTGTTGCTATCAAGCGTGTAGCTAAGGTAGTAAAAGGCGGTAGACGCTTCAGCTTTTCTGCAATCGTAGTTGTAGGTAACGGTGATGGTGTTGCAGGTTATGGTTTGGGTAAAGCCAACGAGGTAACTGACGCAATTACTAAAGGCATCGACGACGCTAAAAAGAACTTGATGAAGGTTCCAGTATTGAAAGGTACTGTTCCACACCCTCAAAAAGGTAAATTCGGCGGCGGACGTGTTCTTATCAAACCTGCTTCTGCAGGTACTGGTGTTATCGCAGGTGGTGCGATGCGTGCAGTACTAGAATCAGCAGGTGTTCACGACGTATTGGCAAAGTCACAAGGTTCTTCTAACCCACATAACGTGGTTAAAGCAACTTTTGATGCACTACTTAAATTGCGTGATCCACGCATGGTAGCTGACCAACGCGGAGTGAAATTGAGCAAAGTTTTTAACGGCTAA
- the rplE gene encoding 50S ribosomal protein L5, whose product MATATRLKDKYQAEIVPALKERFNYKSVMQVPKLEKIIINRGVGEAVADKKLVDVAVEELTTIAGQKAVPTMSKKSISNFKLREDMPIGARVTLRGDRMYQFLDRLITIAIPRERDFQGIKDKLDGRGNYTLGVKEQIIFPEIKLDQVKKVTGMDITFTTSAKSDEEAYELLKLFGMPFKKK is encoded by the coding sequence ATGGCTACAGCGACAAGATTAAAGGACAAATACCAGGCGGAAATCGTTCCAGCATTAAAGGAACGTTTCAATTACAAGTCTGTAATGCAAGTTCCAAAATTGGAAAAGATTATCATCAACCGTGGTGTTGGTGAGGCAGTTGCAGACAAAAAGCTCGTAGATGTTGCAGTAGAAGAATTAACTACTATTGCAGGTCAAAAAGCAGTTCCAACGATGTCAAAGAAATCAATCTCGAACTTCAAATTACGTGAGGATATGCCAATTGGCGCTCGTGTAACTTTAAGAGGTGACAGAATGTATCAATTCTTAGATCGTTTGATCACAATTGCTATTCCTCGTGAGCGTGACTTCCAAGGTATCAAAGATAAATTGGATGGTCGTGGTAACTACACTTTAGGTGTGAAGGAGCAGATCATTTTCCCTGAGATCAAACTTGATCAAGTGAAAAAAGTAACAGGTATGGACATTACGTTCACTACTTCTGCTAAATCTGATGAGGAAGCTTACGAGCTACTCAAGTTATTTGGAATGCCTTTTAAGAAAAAGTAG
- a CDS encoding DNA-directed RNA polymerase subunit alpha yields MSILAFQRPDKVVIEKADDFTGLFEFKPLEKGYGLTIGNALRRILLSSLEGYAIVGIKFPNVLHEYSTIDGVVEDVTEIILNLKQVRFKADSENPSQKISVNLSGKSEFKAGDIAQFTEEYKVLNPDFVICNLDESVNLQVELTIQNGRGYLSADEQTESEADDIVGFIPIDAIFTPIKNVQYHIESLRVDDRTDFEKLVIEIQSDGSIHPEEALKGAANILIQHFMLFSDKNMIIDDIEGGEAVEIDDEYLRMRKLLKTSLADLELSVRAYNCLKAADVKTLGDLASLEISDMMKFRNFGKKSLTELETLMSDRNLSFGMDVTKYRLDED; encoded by the coding sequence ATGTCCATTCTTGCTTTCCAAAGACCCGATAAAGTGGTAATAGAAAAGGCTGATGATTTCACTGGTCTTTTTGAATTTAAACCACTTGAAAAAGGTTACGGTTTAACAATAGGTAACGCTCTCAGACGTATTTTGCTTTCGTCGCTAGAAGGATATGCTATCGTAGGAATTAAATTTCCGAATGTTCTTCATGAATATTCTACAATTGATGGTGTAGTAGAGGACGTAACTGAAATAATTCTGAACTTAAAACAAGTACGTTTTAAGGCGGATTCTGAGAACCCTTCTCAGAAAATCAGTGTCAATCTTAGCGGTAAAAGTGAATTTAAAGCAGGCGATATTGCTCAGTTTACTGAGGAATATAAAGTTCTTAATCCGGACTTTGTAATCTGTAATTTGGATGAGAGTGTAAATCTTCAGGTTGAATTGACTATTCAAAACGGCCGTGGATATTTATCTGCTGATGAACAAACAGAAAGTGAAGCTGACGATATTGTTGGTTTTATTCCAATTGACGCAATCTTTACTCCAATAAAAAATGTGCAATACCATATCGAAAGCCTTAGAGTTGACGATCGTACTGACTTTGAAAAATTGGTTATTGAAATTCAATCAGATGGATCTATCCATCCTGAAGAAGCGTTGAAGGGAGCTGCGAACATTTTGATTCAGCATTTCATGTTATTCTCTGATAAGAATATGATCATTGATGACATTGAAGGAGGAGAAGCAGTTGAAATAGATGATGAATACTTAAGAATGCGTAAGCTTCTTAAAACATCTCTTGCAGACCTTGAGCTTTCAGTTCGTGCATATAATTGCTTAAAAGCTGCTGATGTGAAAACATTGGGAGATTTAGCATCTTTAGAGATTTCTGACATGATGAAATTCAGAAACTTTGGTAAGAAATCTCTTACTGAGTTAGAAACATTAATGTCTGATAGAAATCTTTCATTCGGAATGGATGTTACAAAATATCGTTTAGACGAAGATTAG
- the rpsN gene encoding 30S ribosomal protein S14 — translation MAREAIKARERKRERLVAKFADKRKALKEAGDWEGLDKLPKNSSPVRLHNRCKLTGRPKGYMRKFGISRVTFREMASAGKIPGVTKSSW, via the coding sequence ATGGCAAGAGAAGCGATAAAAGCGAGAGAGCGTAAGCGTGAAAGACTTGTGGCAAAGTTCGCAGACAAGCGCAAAGCTCTAAAAGAAGCAGGTGATTGGGAAGGTTTAGATAAACTTCCTAAAAACTCTTCACCAGTACGTTTACACAATCGTTGTAAATTAACTGGACGTCCAAAAGGTTACATGCGTAAATTTGGTATCTCACGTGTTACTTTCCGTGAGATGGCATCAGCAGGTAAAATCCCAGGCGTTACAAAATCGAGCTGGTAA
- the rplO gene encoding 50S ribosomal protein L15: MKLHTLSPAKGGKVRQNKRVGRGQGSGRGGTSTRGHKGAKSRSGYSQKFGFEGGQMPLQRRVPKFGFNSPFRVEYKAINLDRIQKIADEKGVTTFAFETFVELGIISKNDKVKILGTGALTATVEISANAFSASAKEAIEKAGGKAITL, from the coding sequence ATGAAACTGCATACACTAAGTCCTGCGAAAGGTGGAAAAGTTCGCCAAAATAAGCGCGTAGGTCGTGGACAAGGTTCTGGTCGTGGAGGCACGTCAACACGTGGTCACAAAGGAGCTAAGTCTCGTTCTGGTTATAGCCAGAAGTTTGGCTTCGAAGGAGGTCAAATGCCATTACAACGTCGCGTACCTAAATTCGGGTTCAACTCTCCTTTTAGAGTTGAATATAAAGCAATCAACTTGGATCGTATCCAAAAGATCGCTGACGAAAAAGGCGTAACAACTTTCGCATTTGAGACATTCGTGGAGTTAGGTATTATTTCTAAGAATGATAAAGTTAAAATTCTTGGAACTGGTGCACTAACTGCAACAGTAGAGATTTCGGCGAACGCTTTCTCTGCATCTGCTAAAGAGGCAATCGAAAAAGCAGGCGGAAAAGCGATTACATTGTAA
- the rplF gene encoding 50S ribosomal protein L6, whose protein sequence is MSRIGKKPVTIPSGVEISVTDANVLVVKGQKGELTQEINKDINVEIEGSEVRFGRSSDHKDHRSLHGLYRALTQNMVIGVSEGYKKSLELVGVGFKASVQGQLLDLDLGYSHRILFQVPAEIKVSAETVKGQPPVVHIEGVDKQLVGQVAAKVRSFRKPEPYKGKGVKYVGEEIRRKAGKAAGKK, encoded by the coding sequence ATGTCAAGAATTGGTAAAAAACCTGTAACTATTCCTTCAGGTGTTGAAATTTCAGTTACTGATGCTAACGTATTAGTAGTGAAAGGACAGAAAGGAGAGTTAACACAGGAAATCAACAAAGACATCAACGTTGAGATTGAAGGTTCTGAAGTACGTTTCGGACGTTCTTCAGATCATAAAGACCACCGCTCTTTGCACGGTCTTTATAGAGCTTTAACTCAAAACATGGTGATTGGTGTATCTGAAGGATACAAAAAATCATTAGAGTTAGTTGGTGTTGGTTTTAAAGCATCGGTACAAGGTCAATTATTAGACCTTGATCTTGGTTATTCACACCGAATCCTTTTCCAAGTTCCAGCGGAAATTAAGGTGAGTGCTGAAACAGTAAAAGGTCAACCGCCTGTAGTACACATCGAAGGTGTGGACAAGCAATTGGTTGGACAAGTAGCTGCAAAAGTTCGCTCATTCAGAAAGCCAGAACCATATAAAGGTAAAGGCGTGAAGTATGTTGGTGAAGAGATTAGAAGAAAAGCAGGTAAAGCTGCTGGTAAAAAATAA
- the rpsH gene encoding 30S ribosomal protein S8, with amino-acid sequence MTDPIADYLTRLRNAISANKRIVEVPASKIKKQMTKVLHEKGFVQGYKFEDGVNTQGVIKIALKYHPVTKQPAVVDLERVSRPGLRKYANAKSMPRVLNGLGIAILSTSKGVMTDKEARELNVGGEVLCYVY; translated from the coding sequence ATGACAGATCCTATAGCAGACTACCTTACGAGACTTAGAAATGCGATTAGCGCAAACAAGCGCATCGTAGAAGTTCCTGCTTCGAAAATTAAGAAGCAAATGACTAAGGTACTGCATGAGAAAGGCTTCGTTCAAGGCTACAAGTTCGAGGATGGTGTAAATACTCAAGGTGTGATCAAAATCGCATTAAAGTATCATCCTGTAACTAAGCAACCTGCGGTAGTTGATTTGGAACGTGTATCACGTCCAGGTCTCCGTAAGTATGCTAACGCTAAGAGCATGCCGCGTGTACTTAATGGTTTAGGTATCGCAATCCTTTCAACTTCGAAAGGTGTGATGACTGACAAAGAAGCACGTGAATTGAATGTTGGTGGCGAAGTACTTTGCTACGTTTACTAA
- the map gene encoding type I methionyl aminopeptidase encodes MVYYKTEEEIELMRISADLLGRAHGEVAKNIKEGVSLNTLDKIAHDFIKDNGAHPSFLNYNGFPATLCMSLNDVIVHGIPSDYELKSGDVISLDCGVFLNGFHSDSAYTYPVGEVDADTMKLLKVTQESLQKGVEACKINNRIGDVSFAVQQHAEMHGYGVVRELVGHGLGKNLHEKPEVPNYGKRGRGLKIKDGLVIAIEPMINLGTRAITQDADGWTIRTRDRKPSAHYEHTVAIVDGKTEVLTTFKYIEEVYPF; translated from the coding sequence ATGGTATACTACAAGACAGAAGAAGAGATCGAATTAATGCGTATCAGTGCCGATTTACTCGGCCGTGCACATGGTGAGGTCGCAAAGAATATTAAAGAAGGGGTTAGCCTTAATACTCTTGATAAAATCGCTCATGATTTTATTAAGGATAATGGGGCTCACCCCTCATTCTTGAATTATAATGGATTTCCTGCAACATTATGTATGTCACTAAATGATGTTATTGTGCATGGTATTCCATCTGATTATGAATTGAAAAGTGGTGATGTAATATCACTTGATTGTGGAGTGTTTTTAAATGGGTTTCATTCTGATAGTGCTTATACTTATCCTGTTGGAGAAGTTGATGCAGATACAATGAAACTTTTAAAGGTTACACAAGAATCACTTCAGAAAGGTGTGGAAGCTTGTAAAATCAATAATAGAATTGGTGATGTAAGTTTTGCTGTACAGCAACATGCAGAAATGCATGGTTATGGAGTAGTTAGGGAATTGGTAGGACATGGATTAGGTAAAAACCTTCATGAAAAACCAGAAGTACCTAATTATGGGAAAAGAGGTAGAGGATTGAAAATCAAAGATGGTTTGGTGATCGCAATAGAACCTATGATTAACTTAGGAACTAGAGCAATAACACAAGATGCTGATGGATGGACAATTCGTACGAGAGATCGTAAACCTTCAGCCCATTATGAACACACAGTAGCTATCGTTGATGGTAAAACTGAAGTGTTGACAACGTTCAAGTACATTGAGGAAGTATATCCATTTTAA
- the rpmD gene encoding 50S ribosomal protein L30, with product MAKIRITQVRSLIGRPERQKRTIKALGLGKINKSVEKEANPQILGMVKAVDHLISVEEL from the coding sequence ATGGCAAAGATCCGTATTACTCAGGTTAGATCGTTGATCGGTCGTCCTGAAAGACAAAAACGCACAATTAAAGCGCTTGGTCTAGGAAAAATCAACAAATCTGTGGAAAAGGAAGCTAATCCTCAGATCCTTGGCATGGTTAAGGCTGTTGATCACCTAATCAGCGTGGAAGAGTTGTAA
- the rplX gene encoding 50S ribosomal protein L24: MNRKFHIKQGDKVAIISGNHKGTEGVVLAVDREKERATVEGVNMVTKHIKPTAEKPEGGVKKMEAPIHVSNIMLIDPETGKSTRVGRKLDENGKLKRYSKNTGKFID, from the coding sequence ATGAATAGAAAATTCCATATCAAACAAGGCGACAAAGTAGCGATCATCTCTGGTAACCATAAAGGTACAGAAGGTGTAGTACTTGCTGTCGATCGTGAGAAGGAGCGTGCCACTGTTGAAGGAGTGAATATGGTTACCAAACACATCAAACCAACTGCTGAAAAGCCAGAAGGTGGAGTGAAAAAAATGGAAGCACCAATTCACGTCTCTAACATCATGTTAATCGATCCTGAAACGGGTAAATCAACTCGCGTAGGTCGTAAGCTAGACGAAAACGGTAAGTTGAAAAGATATTCTAAGAACACTGGAAAATTTATCGACTAA
- the rpmJ gene encoding 50S ribosomal protein L36: MKVKASIKKRSADDKIIRRNGKLYIINKKNPRHKQRQG, translated from the coding sequence ATGAAAGTCAAAGCTTCTATCAAAAAACGCAGCGCAGATGATAAAATCATCCGCCGCAATGGCAAATTGTACATTATTAACAAAAAGAATCCTAGACATAAACAACGTCAAGGATAA
- the rplR gene encoding 50S ribosomal protein L18 yields the protein MATKKDLRRLRIKRGIRKKVSGTPERPRLSVYKSNTAIYVQLIDDLNGRTVAAISSREINAESKSTNIALASEVGKKVAEKATAAGISTVVFDRNGYLYHGKVKALAEGAREGGLKF from the coding sequence ATGGCCACTAAGAAAGATCTGAGAAGACTGAGAATCAAAAGGGGCATTCGTAAGAAGGTTTCTGGTACACCAGAACGTCCTAGACTCTCTGTATATAAGAGTAATACTGCAATTTATGTGCAGTTGATCGACGACCTAAACGGCCGTACTGTTGCTGCTATAAGCTCTCGTGAGATTAATGCTGAAAGCAAATCTACGAACATAGCTTTGGCTTCAGAAGTAGGCAAAAAGGTTGCTGAAAAAGCTACTGCTGCTGGTATTTCTACGGTTGTTTTTGACCGTAACGGTTACCTTTACCACGGTAAAGTGAAAGCGTTAGCAGAAGGTGCTAGAGAAGGTGGTTTGAAATTCTAA
- the rplQ gene encoding 50S ribosomal protein L17 has translation MRHGKKFNHLGRQKKHRELMLANMACSIIEHKRIFTTVAKAKALRTYVEPLVTKAKNDTMHSRRVVFSYLRDKEATAELFSTVRDAIIDRPGGYTRIIKTGRRLGDGAEMAMIEFVDFNEVYNVKETKTKTRRSKKKSTASEAPATETDNNEESAE, from the coding sequence ATGAGACACGGTAAAAAATTCAACCACTTAGGTAGACAAAAGAAGCATAGAGAACTTATGCTTGCAAATATGGCTTGTTCTATTATTGAGCACAAGCGTATTTTTACAACAGTTGCTAAAGCGAAAGCTTTAAGAACTTATGTTGAGCCATTAGTAACAAAGGCAAAGAATGATACAATGCACTCTCGTAGAGTTGTATTCTCTTACCTTCGTGATAAAGAAGCTACAGCTGAGTTATTCTCAACAGTTCGTGATGCAATCATTGATCGTCCAGGTGGTTATACTCGTATTATCAAAACAGGTCGTCGTTTAGGTGATGGTGCTGAAATGGCAATGATCGAGTTTGTAGACTTCAACGAAGTTTATAACGTGAAAGAAACTAAGACGAAAACTCGTCGTAGTAAAAAGAAATCTACAGCTTCAGAAGCACCTGCTACTGAAACTGATAATAATGAAGAATCAGCTGAATAA
- the rpsK gene encoding 30S ribosomal protein S11, producing the protein MAQRRKNEKAKKRVVNVTQEGEVHIKASFNNIIISFTNKEGQVISWSSAGKMGFRGSKKNTPYAAQQASSDAAKVAFDLGMRKAEVFVKGPGSGREAAIRTVQNSGIEVTIIKDCTPLPHNGCRPPKRRRV; encoded by the coding sequence ATGGCTCAAAGAAGAAAAAACGAAAAAGCGAAGAAAAGAGTAGTTAATGTTACTCAGGAGGGAGAAGTTCATATCAAAGCTTCTTTTAACAACATTATCATCTCTTTCACCAACAAAGAAGGACAAGTTATTTCTTGGTCTTCAGCTGGTAAAATGGGCTTCAGAGGCTCAAAGAAAAACACTCCTTACGCTGCGCAACAAGCGTCATCAGATGCTGCGAAAGTAGCATTCGACCTAGGTATGCGTAAAGCTGAGGTTTTTGTAAAAGGTCCAGGATCTGGTCGTGAGGCTGCTATCCGTACCGTACAAAACTCAGGTATTGAAGTAACAATCATCAAAGATTGTACTCCACTACCTCACAATGGTTGTCGTCCTCCAAAACGTAGAAGAGTCTAA
- the rpsM gene encoding 30S ribosomal protein S13: MARIAGVDIPNNKRGVISLTYIFGIGKSSAAIILAEAGVSEDKKVQDWTDEESQKIRELITEGHKIEGELKSEIQLNIKRLMDIGCYRGLRHRRGLPVRGQHTKNNSRTRKGKRKTVANKKK, translated from the coding sequence ATGGCACGTATTGCAGGTGTTGACATACCTAATAACAAAAGAGGTGTAATTTCGTTAACTTACATCTTTGGAATTGGTAAATCGTCAGCGGCAATTATTCTTGCTGAAGCTGGAGTAAGCGAGGATAAAAAAGTCCAAGATTGGACAGACGAAGAATCACAAAAGATTCGTGAACTTATCACAGAAGGTCACAAAATCGAAGGTGAATTAAAATCTGAAATTCAGTTGAACATCAAGCGATTGATGGACATCGGATGTTACAGAGGATTACGTCACAGAAGAGGTTTGCCTGTTCGAGGTCAACATACCAAGAACAACTCACGTACTCGTAAGGGTAAGCGTAAGACTGTTGCAAACAAGAAGAAATAA